A genomic segment from Schistocerca piceifrons isolate TAMUIC-IGC-003096 chromosome 4, iqSchPice1.1, whole genome shotgun sequence encodes:
- the LOC124795135 gene encoding uncharacterized protein LOC124795135, which translates to MPRSSKVFKKVRKCQASRCSKDNLKTSPIITNGNDTSTKKASASRRKIDSCQSLDDCGSDTQATSGFRLIDLKILSDIISSACVCADCGAKSLRLYDEENRIGIVCMLHLTCESCHSDTAFRTSASSNRIYEANMRLIYGMRCLGIGREGTRLFCGIMNMPQPSARYTTGNKTLLSALQEEVEENLKSSAKEAVKMNSELKTEADNTPDTDLCVSCDGTWMKRGHTSLYGVSSVISVDTGKILDVQVMSKYCYSCVLGKRAGEVEENKWQVEHKKVCCRNYSGSSGGMEPAAMKLMFHRSVEKYGVRYTKYLGDGDSSSFKTVLESEPYGPHCAIEKLECVGHVQKRMGGRLLKLKRELKGRKLEDGKLLGGPNRLTDKEIHSLQVYYGKAIRDNSGNLNNMQKAVWSIYFHKLSTDDKPVHNLCDISWCKFKQAERDGMNYSHKHSLPVAVLSAIKPTFRCLAEPDLLRKCVHGKTQNPNESYNSLIWKRCPKTTFVSTIIVEIAAYDACLVFNNGNLGRIKTLQRLGFHPGAFTYSILKDIDDKRVAAADITANKIEQQVNQRRQAKKRLLADEEEYAYGLH; encoded by the coding sequence ATGCCGCGTTCTAGTAAGGTGTTTAAAAAGGTTAGAAAGTGTCAAGCTTCTCGATGTAGTAAAGACAACTTGAAAACCAGCCCCATAATAACAAATGGAAACGATACTTCAACCAAGAAAGCGAGTGCTTCGAGAAGGAAAATTGACAGCTGTCAATCACTTGATGATTGTGGCTCAGACACTCAAGCTACTAGTGGTTTTAGGCTTATTGATTTGAAAATACTATCTGATATTATATCATCTGCTTGTGTATGTGCTGACTGTGGTGCAAAAAGTTTGAGATTATATGACGAAGAAAACAGAATTGGAATAGTGTGTATGTTGCATCTTACTTGTGAAAGCTGTCATTCAGACACTGCTTTTAGAACTTCGGCATCAAGTAACCGGATATATGAAGCAAATATGCGTTTAATATATGGCATGAGATGTTTGGGCATAGGCAGGGAAGGTACCAGACTGTTTTGTGGGATCATGAACATGCCACAACCAAGTGCTAGGTACACCACTGGAAATAAAACACTGCTAAGTGCTCTTCAAGAGGAAGTGGAAGAAAACTTGAAGTCCTCTGCAAAGGAAGCTGTGAAGATGAATAGTGAACTAAAGACAGAAGCAGATAACACGCCAGACACCGATTTGTGTGTGTCATGTGATGGAACGTGGATGAAGCGTGGACATACATCACTGTATGGAGTATCATCTGTCATTAGTGTTGATACTGGAAAAATTCTTGACGTTCAGGTAATGAGCAAATATTGCTATAGCTGTGTACTCGGAAAGAGAGCtggtgaagtggaagaaaataagtggcAGGTTGAACACAAGAAAGTGTGCTGTAGAAATTATTCTGGTTCTAGTGGTGGAATGGAACCTGCAGCTATGAAACTTATGTTCCATCGAAGTGTGGAAAAGTACGGTGTTAGATACacaaaataccttggtgatggtgactcCAGCTCCTTCAAAACTGTTTTGGAAAGTGAACCTTATGGTCCCCATTGTgctatagaaaagttggaatgtgttggacatgtgcaaaaacgaatgggaggcagacttttaaaattgaaacgTGAATTGAAGGGCAGgaaacttgaggatggaaaactttTAGGTGGTCCCAACAGActcacagacaaagaaattcaTTCTTTACAAGTGTACTATGGCAAGGCAATAAGGGACAACAGTGGAAATTTGAATAACATGCAGAAGGCTGTGTGgtctatttattttcataaactatCCACAGATGACAAACCTGTACataatttgtgtgacatatcgtggTGCAAATTCAAGCAGGCTGAGCGTGATGGCATGAActattcacacaagcacagtttACCTGTGGCTGTTTTAAGTGCTATAAAACCAACATTTAGGTGTTTAGCAGAGCCAGACCTCCTACGAAAGTGTgtgcatggaaagacacaaaaccctaatgaaagttacaactcACTGATTTGGAAACGTTGCCcaaaaacaacatttgtttcaacaattattgttgaaattgctgcatatgatgcttgtttagtttttaacaaTGGTAATCTTGGAAGAATAAAAACTCTACAGAGGCTAGGATTTCATCCAGGAGCTTTCACCTATTCAATATTGAAGGACATCGATGACAAAAGAGTTGCTGCGGCTGATATTACAGCCAATAAAATTGAACAGCAGGTTAACCAAAGAAGACAAGCAAAGAAGAGACTGCTTGCAGATGAAGAGGAGTATGCATATGGCTTGCACTAG